In the Fibrobacter sp. UWB5 genome, one interval contains:
- a CDS encoding DHH family phosphoesterase, whose protein sequence is MKDKFLSNLFLGVAMGTLICACGDDSSTGQNASCKCDFEFKESIAAMDWGDDTTYVFGHKTPDVDAVTSSLAYAALMRAMGHNAVAKVSSPVNRETEFVAKQLGFELPDEMVSVKPGTRLILTDHAEYVQSVDGAHEAKILQIIDHHTPGDIDADSSAYVRRELWGSTCTLIKYLYQEADVKLDDEVAKILLAGILSDTRNLTKVNTTRADSVVLGELMNQLKMSSDSVRSLFRGMSDASHDMSGMTDKEIFLADYKDYTIGGFDLGIASENWYDDSTKDEFFERMFAVMPEIAKEKDRDILLSKVDLHTLNPNPAASEDSLYLNAGTYILYYGVGDYAEKAKEIAESAFGESVKDGICYSAETLSRKTHVVPMVTDAIEKNSAQPLAK, encoded by the coding sequence ATGAAAGATAAATTTTTGTCGAATTTGTTTTTGGGGGTGGCGATGGGAACCCTGATATGTGCTTGTGGAGATGATTCTTCTACTGGGCAGAATGCGAGTTGTAAGTGTGATTTTGAATTTAAAGAAAGTATCGCGGCTATGGATTGGGGGGATGATACGACGTATGTGTTCGGGCACAAGACTCCCGATGTGGATGCGGTGACGTCGTCCTTGGCTTATGCGGCGTTGATGCGTGCCATGGGGCACAATGCGGTTGCGAAGGTTTCGAGTCCTGTTAATCGAGAGACAGAGTTCGTTGCGAAACAGTTGGGATTTGAATTGCCAGATGAGATGGTGTCGGTGAAGCCTGGTACTAGGCTCATTTTGACCGACCATGCCGAGTATGTGCAGTCTGTTGACGGGGCGCATGAGGCGAAAATTTTGCAGATTATCGATCACCATACGCCGGGGGATATTGATGCGGATTCTTCTGCTTATGTGCGGCGAGAACTTTGGGGGTCTACTTGTACGCTGATAAAGTATCTTTATCAGGAGGCTGATGTAAAGTTGGACGATGAGGTTGCTAAAATCTTGCTCGCGGGGATTCTCTCTGATACGCGGAACTTGACCAAGGTAAATACGACCCGTGCGGATAGCGTTGTGCTCGGTGAGTTGATGAATCAGCTTAAGATGTCCTCGGATAGTGTGCGGAGTCTTTTTAGGGGAATGTCTGACGCTTCACACGATATGAGCGGAATGACCGACAAGGAAATTTTCCTGGCGGATTATAAGGATTATACTATCGGCGGCTTTGATTTGGGTATCGCGAGTGAAAATTGGTATGACGATTCGACCAAGGATGAATTTTTTGAACGGATGTTTGCGGTCATGCCGGAAATTGCCAAGGAAAAGGACCGTGATATTCTGTTGTCCAAGGTGGACCTGCATACGCTAAATCCAAATCCGGCAGCTTCGGAAGATAGCCTGTATTTGAATGCCGGTACCTATATTTTGTACTATGGGGTTGGCGATTATGCTGAAAAGGCGAAGGAAATCGCCGAAAGCGCATTCGGGGAATCCGTGAAAGACGGAATTTGCTATTCTGCGGAAACGTTGAGCCGCAAGACGCACGTAGTACCCATGGTTACGGATGCAATAGAAAAAAATTCAGCTCAACCCCTTGCCAAATAG
- a CDS encoding cytosine permease, with product MKKRYGLLTNGIVWFGVAVSVSEIEAGIEIGAESAHDSLWLPLVLGHILGGILLFFVGLIGARVRLNAMQTTESTFGKFGSKFFATLNAFQLLAWVAVLNAQGARALGGLNLPISFPASCVILAVLIAIWVKVGLKRSANVATVVVAALTVLLVAFSVKLLGINVAPTGSTAKHLFGFWTIFEISIAMPLSWLPVISDYTKDAENPLSATATSAIAYTIASLWMYILGVEISGLGVNNDIAQAILLAGFGVPGIIIVVASTVTTNFLAANSAGESIKVIHGKVKHKTAGVVVALLSSVLAISGIMEHYISFLYLIASVFAPMAAVLLVSFYLTDHSKVGKAFWIGNLFAWLVGFAVYQYAAHLESVFLGPTLLSVVVSFVISYLFSKTLTLKPKGN from the coding sequence ATGAAAAAGCGTTATGGCTTGCTTACGAATGGAATTGTTTGGTTCGGTGTAGCCGTTTCGGTTTCCGAAATTGAAGCCGGTATCGAAATAGGTGCAGAATCCGCTCACGATTCCCTGTGGCTACCCTTGGTGCTCGGGCATATTCTGGGTGGTATTTTACTGTTCTTCGTGGGGCTTATCGGTGCCCGCGTTCGCCTGAATGCCATGCAGACCACGGAATCCACATTCGGAAAGTTCGGTTCCAAGTTTTTTGCGACCCTTAACGCATTCCAGTTGCTTGCGTGGGTGGCTGTGCTGAACGCCCAAGGTGCCCGCGCCCTGGGTGGCCTGAATTTACCGATATCGTTCCCGGCCTCGTGCGTGATTCTTGCGGTACTGATTGCCATTTGGGTCAAGGTCGGTCTCAAGCGTTCGGCAAATGTGGCAACAGTTGTTGTTGCAGCGCTTACGGTTTTGCTTGTTGCTTTCTCGGTGAAGTTGCTTGGAATCAACGTGGCGCCGACGGGCTCTACGGCAAAGCACCTGTTTGGTTTCTGGACCATTTTTGAAATTTCGATTGCCATGCCTCTTTCTTGGTTGCCAGTGATTTCGGACTATACGAAGGATGCTGAAAATCCGCTTTCGGCCACAGCAACATCAGCTATTGCGTATACGATTGCAAGCCTTTGGATGTATATTCTGGGTGTCGAAATTTCTGGACTTGGCGTGAATAACGATATTGCCCAGGCTATTTTGCTTGCCGGTTTTGGCGTTCCGGGGATTATCATTGTGGTTGCATCTACGGTTACGACCAATTTTCTCGCGGCGAACTCTGCGGGTGAATCGATCAAGGTCATTCATGGTAAGGTAAAGCACAAGACGGCGGGTGTTGTTGTTGCCCTTCTGAGTTCCGTTCTTGCCATTTCGGGTATTATGGAACATTATATCAGCTTCCTTTACCTTATAGCCTCGGTGTTTGCTCCTATGGCGGCTGTGCTTTTGGTGTCGTTCTACCTTACAGACCACAGCAAAGTCGGCAAGGCGTTTTGGATTGGAAACCTGTTCGCCTGGTTGGTTGGCTTTGCGGTGTACCAGTATGCGGCCCATTTGGAATCGGTATTCCTCGGTCCCACGCTGCTTTCTGTCGTCGTGTCTTTTGTAATTTCCTATCTTTTCTCAAAAACCTTGACTTTGAAGCCTAAGGGAAATTAA
- the trpA gene encoding tryptophan synthase subunit alpha — MNLMSHLIAGFPDAETSIAIADALVKGGANILEIQLAFSDPSADGPAIQTASTIALDKGYSTKQGLEIVKKIHERHPETPIYIMTYGSLAFTPGIENFVKMCKDAGVSACIIPDLPFDGDEGLTEACKKHGLENIPVAAPSMTKERLEAMASKGFKYIYAALRAGTTGSETTIDQATLDFIDTVGKGGAKVLGGFGIRNGEQSKVLSKHVYAVVAGSVFVNLVLSNEDSAEGRKKAIAEIEAKAKEIAGK, encoded by the coding sequence ATGAATTTAATGTCTCATCTTATTGCGGGTTTTCCTGACGCTGAAACTTCTATCGCTATCGCCGACGCACTTGTGAAGGGTGGCGCAAACATCCTTGAAATCCAACTTGCCTTCAGTGATCCGAGTGCCGACGGTCCGGCCATTCAGACGGCTTCGACCATTGCTCTCGACAAGGGCTATTCTACCAAGCAGGGTCTTGAAATCGTGAAGAAGATTCACGAACGCCACCCTGAAACGCCCATTTACATCATGACTTATGGTTCCCTCGCCTTTACGCCGGGCATCGAAAATTTTGTCAAGATGTGCAAGGACGCAGGCGTGTCCGCTTGCATCATTCCGGACTTGCCCTTCGACGGCGACGAAGGTCTGACTGAAGCTTGCAAGAAGCATGGTCTCGAAAACATCCCGGTGGCCGCTCCCAGCATGACCAAGGAACGCCTCGAAGCAATGGCCTCTAAGGGCTTCAAGTACATCTACGCCGCACTCCGCGCCGGTACGACCGGTAGCGAAACGACGATTGACCAGGCAACGCTTGACTTTATCGACACCGTCGGTAAGGGTGGTGCCAAGGTGCTCGGCGGCTTCGGTATCCGCAATGGAGAGCAATCCAAGGTGCTCAGCAAGCATGTGTACGCCGTGGTCGCGGGCTCCGTATTCGTGAACCTCGTGCTCTCTAACGAAGACTCCGCCGAAGGCCGCAAAAAAGCCATCGCCGAAATCGAGGCGAAGGCTAAGGAAATTGCGGGGAAGTAG
- a CDS encoding bifunctional indole-3-glycerol phosphate synthase/phosphoribosylanthranilate isomerase: MSEDILAKIVRMRREDIERLGLNFGIEIPEKREVGHTEFLGNAGAILEVKRASPSKGDIAPDLDPVGLATTYAEAHAQAVSVLTETNFFKGTLRDLIAVANLMESRRKQGLHACAVLRKDFLLFEDEIDIAYRCGADAVLLIARILDDEQLVRMAKRAASFDMQAFVEVRETDDLRKLKVVTEALGESAAKTIVAGVNSRDLATFHTDPLVPASVRSKLPAKAVFESGILCPADATYARNLGFTGILVGEAVAKNPPLAKEVVHAFESGSENARGKFWKKFAERKAAKKAGPLVKICGITRDEDGKLAAELGADMLGFVFSTTKRLTTEEFVRSFAEKIGPNRPILVGVITDPESVEGKTAIKLAREGVLDAVQFHGVAPEAEYSDLPHYCAARVGEESDFDKVTALRKNGEPRILLDAKVEGIPGGTGKTIPEKLLREKAGDLPLWLAGGITSENVGAIVEKFHPELVDVSSGVEDAPGIKNSEKLKALFAALS, translated from the coding sequence ATGAGCGAAGACATTTTAGCGAAAATCGTACGGATGCGCCGCGAGGATATCGAGCGGCTTGGCCTGAATTTTGGAATTGAAATTCCTGAAAAGCGCGAGGTGGGCCATACCGAATTCCTCGGTAATGCAGGTGCGATTCTCGAAGTCAAGCGAGCATCGCCTTCGAAGGGCGATATCGCGCCGGATCTCGATCCGGTAGGGCTTGCGACGACTTATGCCGAGGCTCATGCGCAGGCGGTTTCAGTGCTTACTGAAACGAATTTTTTCAAGGGAACGCTGCGTGACTTGATTGCCGTGGCGAACCTGATGGAAAGCCGCCGCAAGCAGGGCTTGCATGCCTGCGCCGTACTTCGCAAAGATTTTCTTTTATTCGAAGATGAAATCGATATTGCTTACCGTTGCGGTGCCGATGCAGTGCTTTTGATTGCCCGTATCTTGGATGACGAACAGCTCGTGCGCATGGCGAAGCGTGCTGCATCGTTTGATATGCAGGCCTTTGTGGAAGTCCGCGAAACTGACGACTTGCGCAAGCTGAAAGTCGTGACCGAAGCACTTGGCGAATCTGCTGCCAAGACGATTGTCGCGGGCGTGAATTCTCGCGATTTGGCGACCTTCCATACGGATCCGCTGGTGCCGGCGTCGGTGCGTAGCAAACTTCCGGCGAAGGCTGTTTTTGAATCTGGAATTTTATGCCCGGCCGATGCGACTTATGCCCGCAACCTTGGCTTCACGGGAATCCTGGTGGGCGAGGCCGTTGCCAAGAATCCGCCGCTTGCTAAAGAAGTGGTGCATGCGTTTGAATCGGGCTCCGAGAATGCCCGCGGCAAGTTCTGGAAAAAGTTTGCAGAACGCAAGGCTGCCAAAAAGGCGGGCCCGCTCGTTAAAATTTGTGGCATTACTCGCGACGAAGATGGTAAGCTTGCCGCTGAACTCGGCGCCGACATGCTCGGCTTTGTATTCAGCACTACCAAGCGCCTGACCACCGAAGAATTCGTGCGCAGCTTTGCCGAAAAGATAGGCCCGAACCGTCCGATTCTTGTTGGAGTCATCACCGATCCCGAATCCGTTGAAGGCAAAACTGCTATCAAGCTTGCTCGCGAAGGCGTGCTCGATGCAGTCCAGTTCCACGGTGTAGCTCCCGAAGCCGAATACAGCGACTTGCCGCATTACTGTGCCGCCCGCGTGGGCGAGGAATCCGATTTTGATAAGGTGACCGCTCTCCGCAAGAATGGTGAACCCCGCATTCTCTTGGATGCCAAGGTCGAAGGAATCCCTGGCGGTACGGGTAAGACCATTCCCGAAAAACTGCTCCGCGAAAAAGCGGGGGATTTGCCGCTCTGGCTTGCCGGCGGTATCACGTCTGAAAATGTGGGTGCGATTGTCGAAAAGTTCCACCCGGAACTCGTCGATGTCTCCAGCGGTGTCGAAGACGCCCCCGGAATCAAAAACAGCGAAAAGCTGAAGGCGTTGTTTGCTGCTCTTTCATAA
- the trpB gene encoding tryptophan synthase subunit beta, protein MNMTTSSNNGFFDKFGGKYVAEIIRRPLDDLEVAFNKYIHDPEFLEELRIIQRDYIGRETPLYFAPTATELLGGAQIYIKLEGLANTGAHKINNAIGQCLLAKKMGKTRIIAETGAGQHGLATAAACAKLGLECVVYMGEVDVRRQQPNVATMEMYGAKVVPVTSGARTLKDAVNEAMRDWATNFKNTHYVLGSALGPAPFPDIVRTFQSIIGEEVKRQAAERNIDIAAVVACVGGGSNSIGVFTPFIEDKNVRLIGAEAGGIGPNKGENAARMTGNASREGILQGYKSRFLIDEDGQSLPTRSISAGLDYMGIGPQLAALGESGRVEFTAILDKEALEAVKFFARNEGILFALESAHAGAAAMKIAKELPKDKALVINMSGRGDKDIFITSPVFRPEKWKEFLKAELVRLENNEDIHDAEIMTRK, encoded by the coding sequence ATGAATATGACTACTTCTTCAAATAACGGTTTCTTTGACAAGTTCGGTGGCAAGTATGTTGCCGAAATCATCCGCCGTCCGCTCGACGACCTCGAAGTGGCTTTCAACAAGTACATCCATGATCCGGAATTCCTCGAAGAACTCCGTATCATCCAGCGCGACTACATTGGCCGCGAAACGCCGCTGTACTTTGCCCCGACTGCCACGGAACTCCTGGGCGGTGCGCAGATCTACATCAAGCTAGAAGGCCTTGCCAACACCGGTGCGCACAAGATCAACAACGCCATCGGTCAGTGCCTTTTGGCCAAGAAGATGGGCAAAACCCGCATTATCGCCGAAACGGGTGCCGGTCAGCACGGCCTTGCGACGGCTGCCGCTTGCGCAAAACTTGGCCTCGAATGTGTGGTCTATATGGGCGAGGTGGATGTTCGTCGCCAGCAGCCGAACGTGGCGACCATGGAAATGTATGGTGCGAAGGTTGTGCCGGTCACGAGTGGGGCCCGCACCCTTAAGGATGCCGTGAACGAAGCCATGCGCGACTGGGCTACGAATTTCAAGAACACGCACTATGTGCTCGGTTCTGCTCTCGGCCCGGCTCCGTTCCCGGATATTGTTCGTACCTTCCAGTCGATTATCGGTGAAGAAGTCAAGCGCCAGGCCGCAGAACGCAACATCGACATTGCGGCCGTTGTCGCTTGCGTGGGAGGCGGTAGCAACTCTATCGGCGTGTTCACTCCGTTTATCGAAGACAAGAATGTGCGCCTGATTGGTGCCGAAGCCGGTGGCATTGGCCCGAACAAGGGTGAAAATGCTGCCCGTATGACGGGTAACGCGAGCCGCGAAGGCATTCTGCAGGGTTACAAGAGCCGCTTCCTCATCGATGAAGACGGCCAGTCGCTGCCGACTCGTTCCATCTCGGCGGGGCTTGATTACATGGGAATCGGCCCGCAGCTCGCTGCCCTCGGCGAATCGGGCCGCGTGGAATTTACGGCAATCCTCGACAAGGAGGCTCTCGAAGCGGTGAAGTTCTTTGCCCGTAACGAAGGTATTCTCTTCGCCCTCGAAAGTGCGCACGCCGGTGCAGCCGCCATGAAGATTGCGAAGGAACTTCCGAAGGACAAGGCGCTCGTCATCAATATGAGTGGCCGCGGCGACAAGGACATCTTTATCACGAGCCCGGTGTTCCGCCCCGAAAAGTGGAAGGAATTCCTGAAGGCCGAACTTGTTCGCCTCGAAAACAACGAAGACATCCACGACGCCGAAATTATGACAAGGAAGTAA
- a CDS encoding bifunctional anthranilate synthase component II/anthranilate phosphoribosyltransferase, with amino-acid sequence MIVIIDNYDSFTYNVYQALAKITTEEIRVLRSRECTIADIEKLNPSRLIVSPGPGRPEDAGISVEAIKHFAGKLPILGVCLGHQAIGYAFGAKIVQAKFIKHGIAEEIDLDGKGLFRTIGKKNIFTRYHSLVIDESTLSSDFEVTARATDGDIMGIRHKTLPIEGVQFHPESIASGRADEFFKAFLNYRREPLDIRGILNTLTAGKDLSRETAEMFMEDLTDGIMDERQMAAILTALSSKGPVTEEIAGCAKVLSSKKRKFPYSGDELTDIVGTGGDGKGSFNVSSLSGLIAASCGAKIAKHGNRAVSSKSGAADFYTAAGFKLDMTPEKAASVIDKTNFVFLMAPVYHSAMRFAGPVRGALGVKTIMNLLGPLTNPAEAKYLMLGVYSKSILEPFTKAAKALGAKRVMVAISDDGYDEISPCVPTTIAEILEDGEYREYRIDPKEFGVPAVDPEDLAGGTGVDNFNLALDVLNGKGRPGIKYACALNAGAALYISKKAASLKEGFDKAMKAMEDGSVLKKIEEVKVATNS; translated from the coding sequence ATGATCGTCATTATCGATAACTACGACTCTTTTACTTACAACGTCTACCAGGCGCTGGCCAAGATTACCACTGAAGAAATCCGCGTGCTCCGTAGCCGCGAATGCACCATTGCAGATATTGAAAAGTTGAACCCAAGCCGCCTCATCGTGAGCCCGGGCCCGGGCCGCCCCGAAGACGCCGGCATCTCCGTCGAAGCTATCAAGCACTTTGCTGGCAAGCTCCCGATTCTCGGCGTGTGCCTCGGCCACCAGGCTATCGGTTACGCTTTCGGTGCCAAGATTGTGCAGGCCAAGTTCATCAAGCACGGCATCGCCGAAGAAATCGACCTCGACGGCAAGGGCCTCTTCCGCACCATTGGCAAGAAGAACATCTTCACGCGTTACCACAGCTTGGTCATCGACGAATCGACGCTCTCTTCTGACTTCGAAGTGACCGCCCGCGCGACCGACGGCGACATCATGGGCATTCGTCACAAGACGCTCCCGATTGAAGGCGTGCAGTTCCACCCGGAATCTATTGCCAGCGGCCGTGCCGACGAATTCTTCAAGGCTTTCCTCAACTACCGTCGCGAACCGCTCGACATCCGCGGAATCTTGAACACGCTTACCGCAGGCAAGGACCTGAGCCGCGAAACCGCCGAAATGTTCATGGAAGACCTGACCGATGGTATCATGGACGAACGCCAGATGGCCGCAATCCTTACCGCACTTTCTAGCAAGGGCCCCGTGACCGAAGAAATCGCAGGTTGCGCCAAGGTGCTCAGCAGCAAGAAGCGCAAGTTCCCCTACAGCGGTGATGAACTCACCGACATCGTGGGTACCGGTGGCGACGGCAAGGGAAGCTTCAACGTGAGCTCTCTCTCCGGCCTTATCGCAGCAAGCTGTGGCGCCAAGATTGCCAAGCACGGCAACCGCGCTGTTTCCAGCAAGTCCGGTGCTGCCGACTTCTATACCGCAGCCGGCTTCAAGCTGGACATGACTCCGGAAAAGGCCGCCAGCGTCATCGACAAGACGAACTTCGTGTTCCTCATGGCTCCGGTCTACCACAGCGCCATGCGCTTTGCCGGCCCGGTTCGTGGTGCCCTCGGTGTCAAGACCATCATGAACCTGCTCGGCCCCCTCACGAACCCGGCCGAAGCCAAGTACCTGATGCTCGGCGTTTACAGCAAGTCGATTCTGGAACCGTTCACCAAGGCTGCAAAGGCCCTCGGTGCCAAGCGCGTGATGGTCGCCATTTCCGATGACGGCTACGACGAAATCTCTCCGTGCGTCCCGACGACCATTGCCGAAATCTTGGAAGACGGTGAATATCGCGAATACCGCATCGACCCGAAGGAATTCGGCGTCCCGGCCGTGGACCCCGAAGACCTCGCCGGTGGTACGGGCGTGGACAACTTCAACCTCGCTCTCGACGTGCTGAACGGCAAGGGCCGCCCGGGCATCAAGTATGCCTGTGCCCTGAACGCCGGTGCCGCCCTCTACATCAGCAAGAAGGCTGCCAGCCTCAAGGAAGGCTTCGATAAGGCCATGAAGGCGATGGAAGACGGCTCGGTCCTGAAAAAGATTGAAGAAGTCAAGGTCGCAACCAACTCGTAA
- a CDS encoding anthranilate synthase component I family protein, translating into MTTNIRHITESPNFEPRTDSIYVALPGERYTPFSLGKKLGAKAIFESASFSHGRSRYSTLMVDEGFRLRQNDKDVSIVVDGKESVFLKEGEGDILDALTLISAENTVPPNQIPIPSSGVGYLGYEFCARCDTIRLAPQVDELNIPEAEFLVGHIYIVFDHFTEKLHLFALNYEEHQIDLKAAIEKVKARLADLDFSYLAPEKQYGKGITMTDLEQSRKEYTEKVEALQKHIIAGNIVQAVPSRRIQFASDIEALDIYRRLRTVNPSPYMFFLDYGTHQFIGASPESLVRVRDGIATIHPIAGTRRRGKDDVEDEALMKNLKGDPKERAEHLMLVDLARNDLGRVCEAGTVETTKYMECEKFSHVIHLVSDVQGRVAKNKKAIEVLRSSFPAGTVSGAPKISAIEILSGLEKVKRRFYAGAVGYMESDGDLDFCIAIRCCLKQGKTISLQAGGGIVAASNADREFEETNEKLGAIRAVLEGEN; encoded by the coding sequence ATGACTACGAACATAAGGCACATTACTGAAAGCCCCAACTTCGAACCCCGTACCGACAGTATCTACGTGGCACTGCCCGGTGAACGTTACACCCCGTTTTCGCTCGGCAAGAAGCTCGGTGCGAAGGCTATTTTCGAATCCGCTAGCTTCTCCCACGGTCGTAGCCGTTATTCGACTCTGATGGTGGACGAAGGCTTCCGTCTGCGCCAGAATGACAAGGACGTGAGCATCGTTGTTGACGGCAAGGAAAGCGTGTTCCTCAAGGAAGGCGAAGGCGATATTTTGGACGCCCTCACGCTGATTTCTGCCGAAAATACGGTGCCGCCCAACCAGATTCCTATTCCTTCTTCGGGCGTGGGTTACCTCGGCTATGAATTTTGCGCCCGCTGCGATACCATTCGCCTCGCTCCGCAGGTGGACGAACTGAACATCCCCGAAGCGGAATTCCTGGTGGGTCACATTTACATCGTGTTCGACCACTTTACCGAAAAGCTTCACCTGTTCGCCTTGAACTATGAAGAACACCAGATTGACTTGAAGGCTGCGATTGAAAAGGTGAAGGCCCGCCTCGCTGACCTCGACTTCAGCTACCTCGCTCCGGAAAAGCAGTACGGTAAGGGCATCACGATGACGGACTTGGAACAGTCCCGCAAGGAATACACCGAAAAGGTCGAAGCCCTGCAGAAGCATATCATCGCCGGTAACATCGTGCAGGCTGTGCCTTCTCGCCGCATCCAGTTTGCAAGCGATATCGAAGCACTCGACATTTACCGCCGCCTCCGCACGGTGAACCCGTCTCCGTACATGTTCTTCCTTGATTACGGTACGCACCAGTTTATCGGTGCTTCGCCGGAAAGCTTGGTGCGCGTGCGTGACGGCATCGCTACCATTCACCCGATTGCAGGCACCCGCCGCCGTGGTAAGGATGACGTAGAAGACGAAGCCTTGATGAAGAACCTGAAGGGCGACCCGAAGGAACGCGCCGAACACCTGATGCTGGTGGATTTGGCCCGTAACGACCTCGGCCGCGTCTGCGAAGCCGGTACGGTGGAAACCACCAAGTACATGGAATGCGAAAAGTTCAGCCACGTGATTCACCTGGTCTCTGACGTGCAGGGCCGTGTGGCGAAGAACAAGAAGGCCATCGAAGTGCTGCGCTCCAGCTTCCCGGCAGGTACGGTGAGCGGCGCCCCGAAAATCAGCGCGATTGAAATCCTTTCGGGCCTCGAAAAGGTCAAGCGCCGTTTCTACGCCGGTGCCGTGGGCTATATGGAATCCGACGGTGACTTGGATTTCTGTATTGCTATCCGTTGCTGCTTGAAGCAGGGTAAGACCATCAGCCTGCAGGCCGGTGGTGGCATTGTAGCGGCCTCGAATGCTGACCGCGAATTTGAAGAAACGAACGAAAAATTGGGTGCCATCCGCGCCGTGCTCGAAGGAGAAAACTAA
- a CDS encoding YbjQ family protein, translating into MKLYTTDFITGKEIETLQMVRGSVVFSKNVVRDVFAGLKTLVGGEIAGYTEMLNDARNIAIERMENQAGMIGADAIVNVRFATASVMAGSAEIIAYGTAVKFKK; encoded by the coding sequence ATGAAACTCTACACAACAGACTTTATCACCGGCAAAGAAATCGAAACGCTTCAGATGGTGCGCGGGAGTGTTGTCTTTAGCAAGAACGTGGTGCGCGACGTATTTGCCGGGCTCAAGACGCTTGTAGGTGGCGAAATCGCCGGCTACACCGAGATGCTGAACGACGCTCGGAACATTGCTATTGAACGTATGGAAAATCAGGCCGGAATGATTGGGGCAGACGCCATCGTGAACGTGCGCTTCGCAACCGCCTCGGTGATGGCTGGCTCCGCAGAAATCATTGCCTACGGAACCGCCGTCAAATTCAAGAAGTAG
- a CDS encoding LysR family transcriptional regulator, with amino-acid sequence MTLQQLRYAIGIAETGSFNKAAEKLYISQPSLTAAIKDLEDELNILIFNRTSRGVKLTSEGEEFVAYARELYHHYESVLDKYGKIGKRKKKFGVSTQHYSFAVKSFVETVKLFDTDKYEFAIRETRTKEVIEDVASFKSDIGILYLSDFNRKIIMNLLNARDLAFHKLIDCKAYVYLWKGHPLANNKFITLDELAEYPCLSFEQGDNSSFYFAEEILSTNEYKRTIKANDRATMLNLMIGLNGYTLCSGIICEELNGSDYLAVPFKDKSEESRRVMEIGYIAKRNMLLGLVGERYVEELQRYLATCNS; translated from the coding sequence ATGACTCTACAACAATTACGTTATGCCATCGGCATTGCAGAAACCGGTTCCTTTAACAAGGCCGCCGAAAAACTTTATATTTCGCAGCCGTCGCTGACCGCCGCCATTAAGGATCTTGAAGATGAATTGAATATCCTCATTTTCAACCGTACTAGCCGCGGTGTCAAACTCACCAGCGAAGGCGAAGAATTCGTTGCGTACGCTCGCGAACTTTACCATCATTACGAATCGGTGCTCGACAAGTACGGCAAAATCGGCAAGCGCAAAAAGAAGTTTGGCGTCTCGACGCAGCATTATTCCTTTGCGGTCAAGAGCTTTGTGGAAACCGTCAAGCTTTTCGATACGGACAAGTACGAATTTGCTATCCGCGAAACCCGTACCAAAGAAGTCATCGAAGATGTGGCCTCGTTCAAGAGCGATATCGGTATCCTTTACCTGAGCGATTTCAACCGCAAGATTATCATGAACTTGCTGAATGCCCGCGACCTCGCATTCCATAAGCTCATCGACTGTAAGGCTTATGTGTACCTGTGGAAGGGCCACCCGCTTGCCAACAACAAGTTCATTACGCTCGATGAACTGGCTGAATATCCGTGCCTTTCTTTTGAACAGGGTGACAACAGCTCGTTCTATTTTGCCGAAGAAATCCTGAGTACGAACGAATACAAGCGTACCATCAAGGCGAACGACCGTGCTACCATGCTGAACTTGATGATTGGCTTGAACGGTTACACGCTTTGCTCCGGCATTATCTGCGAAGAATTGAACGGTTCCGATTACCTGGCAGTTCCCTTCAAGGACAAGAGCGAAGAGTCTCGCCGCGTCATGGAAATCGGCTACATCGCCAAGCGCAACATGTTGCTTGGTCTGGTGGGCGAGCGCTATGTCGAAGAACTGCAGCGTTATCTTGCAACATGCAACTCGTAG